In Risungbinella massiliensis, the genomic stretch ATGGACTTTTACCATCATACCTCATGATAATAATCGGGCCATCAGCACCTTGAATTGTCTGGGAATCATATAGTTTTGTCTCGATTGGAATGTAACTAGGAGTAACAGATTGGATATCTGTTGGAGCAGAAGTGCTAGGTTTTTGTTCTCCTTTTGGCACATTCTGATCTGTCGCAAAAAGATTTTTTTCTAGTTTCGTACCTTTTTCAAACTTACTAAACTTCATAGAGATTACAGCTTCTTGGTTTTCGTTTAATACCTCTACTGACTTTGGTTGATACTTCTCATTTAGAACCACTTTTTGCTTCGTCCAATTTTGATGAAGCGGATTTTTAGACGTTATCTCAAATTGGTAACCTTGTTCTGTTTTTTCCATGTTCCGCTTTTCGTCTTGGATTACACTTTGCAAGATGGTCTGATACAGATAGACCTGTCCACTATTTTGTGGCCAATCACTCTGAAATCGGAAACTTTTATTCAAATGAGGTGTAACAACAAAAACTCCATCCTCATTTTTTAGAATGATCTGTTTTATATTCTGTTGTTTAT encodes the following:
- a CDS encoding LolA family protein, producing the protein MRWLLSICLILSLVLSGCSTGASDVVSDLQKELKSVESYRSEGTLTIKTSTQPQEVDVQVAYLKPNFYRVELTNKQQNIKQIILKNEDGVFVVTPHLNKSFRFQSDWPQNSGQVYLYQTILQSVIQDEKRNMEKTEQGYQFEITSKNPLHQNWTKQKVVLNEKYQPKSVEVLNENQEAVISMKFSKFEKGTKLEKNLFATDQNVPKGEQKPSTSAPTDIQSVTPSYIPIETKLYDSQTIQGADGPIIIMRYDGKSPFTLIQRSPNSLETHLPLDSSLVDLQPTIAVLTEIQESRKLTWLDNGVEFELFGSLPLEEMVKIANSTASQPKK